In Sulfurovum xiamenensis, the following proteins share a genomic window:
- a CDS encoding fumarate hydratase — translation MREIEFDVVVKAVKDMIMHCGTDLPQDTYDALKAAMEAEKSPVSKEVIRQILENANIAKDEKRPLCQDTGLAVFFVKVGEDVRIKGGLLRDAINKGTEEGYTEGYLRASTCEPFSRLNLKDTVGYNLPAIIHFDIVSGDKIDIEYAAKGGGSENVSRAKVLPPAAGKDGVVEFVKEVISDAGGNPCPPITVGVGIGGTFERAVISSKHALFRDLETTHEDPEMAELEERILTEINNLGIGAMGMGGTKTALAVHIESNPCHIASLPVSVNVQCHSSRHTHITI, via the coding sequence ATGAGAGAAATTGAATTTGATGTTGTTGTAAAAGCGGTAAAAGATATGATCATGCATTGTGGTACGGACCTGCCACAAGATACGTATGATGCACTCAAAGCTGCTATGGAGGCTGAAAAGTCACCGGTAAGTAAAGAGGTGATACGCCAAATACTTGAAAATGCCAACATCGCGAAAGATGAGAAGAGACCACTTTGTCAAGATACAGGTTTAGCAGTCTTCTTTGTAAAGGTTGGTGAGGATGTACGTATTAAGGGTGGTCTTCTGAGAGATGCCATTAATAAAGGAACAGAAGAGGGTTACACAGAGGGGTACTTAAGAGCCTCAACATGTGAGCCGTTCAGCCGTTTAAATCTGAAAGATACGGTAGGATATAACCTTCCGGCTATTATCCATTTTGATATCGTTTCGGGAGATAAGATCGACATTGAATACGCTGCAAAAGGTGGTGGTTCAGAGAATGTTTCTCGTGCAAAAGTTCTACCTCCTGCAGCGGGGAAAGATGGTGTAGTCGAGTTTGTAAAAGAGGTGATCTCTGATGCAGGTGGAAACCCGTGTCCTCCTATCACTGTAGGTGTCGGGATCGGTGGAACCTTTGAAAGAGCAGTGATTTCATCTAAACATGCACTGTTTAGAGATCTTGAGACAACACACGAAGACCCGGAAATGGCTGAACTTGAAGAACGAATTTTGACTGAGATCAATAATCTTGGTATCGGTGCCATGGGTATGGGTGGAACAAAGACGGCGTTGGCTGTGCATATAGAATCCAACCCTTGTCACATTGCATCACTTCCTGTCTCTGTCAATGTTCAGTGTCACTCATCGAGACATACACACATCACGATATAA
- a CDS encoding Fe-S-containing hydro-lyase, with product MATYTLTTPLTSEDTKKLVAGDTVLLNGTIYTARDAAHKRLVELIEAGEELPFDLEGSVIYFVGPTPPKPGDPIGSAGPTTSYRMDTYSPTMLKHGSKGMIGKGKRNQAVKDACVEYDGIYFGATGGAGALLGKQIRSAEVIAYPELGPEAVRKITVEDFPVTVVNDTKGNDIYQMGRAQYEVKD from the coding sequence ATGGCTACGTATACGTTAACAACACCACTGACTTCTGAAGATACAAAAAAACTTGTTGCTGGAGATACTGTTTTATTGAACGGTACTATTTATACGGCAAGAGATGCTGCACATAAGAGACTGGTAGAACTGATCGAAGCAGGTGAAGAACTTCCGTTCGATTTAGAAGGTTCTGTGATCTATTTTGTTGGACCAACACCTCCTAAACCAGGTGACCCGATCGGTAGTGCAGGTCCAACGACTTCTTACAGAATGGACACCTATTCCCCGACGATGTTAAAACATGGTTCAAAAGGGATGATAGGAAAAGGTAAAAGAAATCAAGCGGTTAAAGATGCCTGTGTTGAATATGACGGTATCTATTTTGGTGCTACAGGTGGTGCTGGTGCATTACTCGGTAAACAGATCCGTTCAGCAGAAGTCATTGCGTATCCTGAACTTGGTCCAGAGGCTGTGAGAAAGATCACAGTCGAAGATTTTCCTGTCACGGTTGTCAATGATACCAAAGGTAATGATATTTATCAGATGGGCCGTGCACAGTACGAGGTCAAGGATTAA
- the fumC gene encoding class II fumarate hydratase — protein MDYRIEKDTMGEMQVPADKYWGAQTQRSLHNFEIGNEKMPIEVVYGFANLKKACALVNHSLGRLSDEKTKAIAEACDMVLSGELDDNFPLVVWQTGSGTQSNMNMNEVIANKATEILGGDFTKENLVHPNDDVNKGQSSNDTYPTAMRIAEVVAVTDTLLPAITQLKRTLEEKSKAFFDVVKIGRTHLQDATPLTLGQELSGYVAMLETNLKQINDALVYCKEVAIGGTAVGTGLNAHPEFSQRVVVQLNQFMAKNYGFVSQPNKFHALTGHDAEVVLSGALKALAANLMKIANDIRWLASGPRCGLGEIEIPANEPGSSIMPGKVNPTQAEAMTMVAVQVMGNDTAVGIAASQGNFELNVFKPVIAYNVLQSIRLLSDTLRSFDSNCAVGIKPIRENIDKFLNDSLMLVTALNPHIGYENAAKIAKQAHANGTTLKEEAVALGLMSAEEFDKNVKPEEMISPKA, from the coding sequence ATGGATTATAGAATAGAAAAGGACACAATGGGAGAGATGCAGGTTCCTGCTGACAAATACTGGGGTGCACAGACACAAAGATCATTACATAATTTTGAGATCGGCAATGAAAAAATGCCGATTGAAGTCGTTTATGGCTTTGCCAATCTCAAAAAAGCCTGTGCTTTGGTCAATCACTCTTTAGGACGTCTCAGTGATGAAAAAACAAAAGCGATAGCAGAAGCATGTGATATGGTGCTATCAGGCGAACTAGATGATAACTTTCCGTTGGTAGTATGGCAAACAGGTTCAGGTACACAGTCGAACATGAACATGAATGAAGTCATTGCCAATAAAGCAACAGAGATCCTGGGTGGAGATTTTACGAAAGAAAATCTGGTACATCCCAATGATGATGTAAACAAAGGGCAGAGTTCAAATGATACCTATCCCACGGCGATGCGTATTGCCGAAGTAGTAGCGGTAACAGATACCCTGCTCCCTGCAATTACCCAACTGAAACGTACACTGGAAGAAAAATCGAAAGCTTTTTTTGATGTGGTAAAGATAGGGAGAACACACCTTCAAGATGCAACACCGCTTACGCTGGGACAAGAACTATCCGGGTATGTAGCGATGTTAGAGACAAATCTCAAGCAGATCAATGATGCACTTGTCTACTGTAAAGAGGTGGCAATCGGTGGTACGGCTGTAGGGACGGGTCTGAATGCACACCCAGAGTTTTCACAAAGGGTCGTGGTACAGTTGAACCAGTTTATGGCAAAAAATTATGGATTTGTTTCTCAGCCGAATAAGTTTCATGCCCTTACCGGCCATGATGCTGAAGTCGTGCTCAGTGGTGCACTGAAAGCACTGGCTGCAAACTTAATGAAAATAGCCAATGATATACGATGGTTGGCATCAGGTCCCAGATGTGGTTTAGGTGAGATCGAAATACCAGCGAATGAACCGGGATCTTCTATCATGCCTGGCAAAGTCAATCCTACACAGGCAGAAGCAATGACAATGGTTGCAGTGCAAGTGATGGGTAATGACACGGCAGTAGGGATCGCTGCATCTCAAGGGAACTTTGAACTCAATGTATTCAAGCCCGTCATTGCCTATAATGTCTTGCAATCTATTAGACTTCTCTCTGATACCCTAAGAAGTTTTGACAGCAATTGTGCAGTAGGCATCAAGCCGATCAGAGAAAATATCGACAAATTTTTAAATGATTCATTGATGTTAGTGACGGCATTGAATCCTCATATCGGGTATGAAAATGCAGCAAAAATCGCAAAGCAGGCACATGCAAATGGTACAACACTGAAAGAAGAAGCTGTAGCACTTGGGTTGATGTCTGCAGAAGAGTTTGATAAAAATGTGAAGCCCGAAGAGATGATTTCACCCAAAGCATAA